The nucleotide sequence CAACTTCCCCGATCGGCCCAGGATATCCACCATACATGCATAGTGGTCAAGCTTCACCTCTACAGACTTATGCTCACTGAAATACTTGAAAAGGCATCTCCCCTTCTGTGACATCCCAGAATGGCTGCAAGCAGAAAGCAACCCAGTGAATGTGATCTCATCCGGTTCTACCATGGACCGCACCATTTGGTTGAAGAATGCCAATGCCCACATGCCACAGCCATGTTGTGCACACCCAACAATAACTGAGTTCCATGATACAATGTTCTTCTTGCTGATTCTCTTAAATATGGCAACTCCATCATTTAGATTGCCACATCTATAATACATGACTATAAGAGAGTTACCTACAAACACATCAGTCTCCAACCCTAACTTAACAGCAGCTGTATGGATCTCTCTCCCCCAGTCAAGTGCCTCCAGTCCACAGCATGAATTCAAGGCACTAGTGAAAGAAGATTGATTGGGAAGGACACCCTCCCTCATCATCTCACCAAAAACCTTCAAGGCATCTTCATGCTTGCAGTTCAGACCATAACCCGTTACAAGAGCCGTCCATATGACCACATTCATATGCAATTTTCCATGGAAAACCCTAAGAGAATCCTCCATTTGCTTGCAGTTTGCATAAAATGTGATAAGCGCAGCGGATATATAAGCATCAAAACTGTACCCTAACTTGAATACGTGAGCATGAATCTGAACACCCTGATATAAAGCTGATGCATTAGCACAAGCTGTTATGACACAACAGTAAGTGCTTGAAGTGGGTTTTACTTCTACTCCACAGCCCACCATCTGCCGGAAAAGACCCAAAGCTTCCTCACTCCTCCCATGCTGATCAAGCCCTCCAATCATGGAAGTCCACGAAATCACATTCCTACAGGGCATCTCCTCAAACAACCTAAGGCCATCTTCAACTCTACCATTACAACAATACCCATAAATCATTGAATTCCATGCGGCAATGTCCCTGAAAGGCATCTTATAAAACAAGCCCTCGGCTACTTCGATTTTCCCAAACTGCAAGAACCCATTTATCATTGTTGTCCAAGAAACCACACTCCTCTCAGGCATTTCATCGAAAAGCTTTCTAGCCAATGTTAAGTCAGCACAATCAAAACACCCTTTAATCATTGAATTCCAAGAAACCACATCCTTAACAGGCATTTCGTAGAACAGTTGCAATGCATGATCAAATCTGTAATTTCGGGCATAACCCGTGATCATCATGGTGTACAGATAAACATCGGGAAAAGATACTTTATCAAAAACCGTTCGAGCTTCATCTATTCTTTGGTTCCTTAGATGATCGGTGATCATCGACTGGTACGATAAGGTACAGAATTTGGTGTAATTTGCATTACCCATGAGGCATCTGGAGAATTTTGTAACGGTTATTGAGAAACCAGTACCTGAAATATAGAAAGTCAGAAGTGaaggtttgaaattttgaattagcATCACAGTTCGTTTGTAGAATAACGGTCATTAAGAAATACAGTTATTTTACAGTCCCCACGGATTCTGTTCTGGTTTTTCTAAGGGTTTGAATCGGAAaaccaaagaaataaaaatgtttttttttccatattttggttttttgtttaatttttttttttcaaattccattacctaaaattcaacaaattcaaatatacATGTTTGTAATAATCCTATATCATCttacattccaatattttatattttaaaaaataaaatttctttaacgtttaacaatatttattattaaaatatttaaattttagcgAATCTTCAATTTGAATCGGGAATtctgtatatataaaaaattaaattgcacAAATTTAAAACTTGTCTAAGGACCTTGGTAGAAGGGTAACCAAGTCTTTGATGTTGTATATTGGTACTTAGAtctaaattatttcaaatttgatcGTGTCCTCAATTATTAGAATTTCCTCTTCCATGATCACAATTTCCACCATTCTTCTTGACAAAATTTCATGAAGCATATTGAAGCTCCATTGTAGTATTTAGTTACTTACATTTACATTCTTAATTCAATAGGAGCGTTTGGATCTTCTTAAGAGAAAATTGATTTGTTGGTCCATGAGTTGTAATGTTACATATGATTGGGTCATATTCAGATGCAAGTCTAGCAAGTATATAAAGCATAAGATCTTCCTTACTTACAAGGTAACCAACAACCACATATGGATTAACtatacttttcatttttgcaaAATAGTCGTTCATCGAAAAAGAACCTTTCTTTAAGATTTGTAACTATAACGTCAATTGCAATAATTTTGCTTTAGAACATGGTGAATACAAATAATCCAAAGCGGTCCAGAGTTCAAATAAAATTGCACATCGAATCACTTGGCCAAGACTTGTTAATAGAGATGAGAGTAGCCAACTTAGTAACAATTAATCCTCTTTATTCCACTGCTCGTATGTTGGATttagattttgaattttatttccaGATGTATCTTGAATATCAAGAAACTCTGGTAGATAAGTATTTCTGTCGAATAGGTATCCACCGATCATGTGACATCGAACTGCAAGCAAGACTTGAGACCTCCACAATAGATAGTTGTCACAATCAAGTTTGATTGAAAGAGTTATGTTCAATGTAGTTGTAAATGGTGAAGAGAAATTTGTTTGTGTAGATTTTCCATGTTTGTGATTACTAAGATCGAGCTCATCGGTGTTCTAAGTTTGCTTTCCATtttagaagagaagaaaggaatCACTTTGATACCAAGCGAAATTTGTGTTTGGAGAGGAAGAAAACCCTTAAAAGAACCAAGAAAATTACTAACCTCAAGTCTCTATTTTTTGATTGTTATAGAGCCTTTTAACTAAGTAcaaagagtaagaaacaagaagTTTCAGGAAATTCCAATTTAACCAAATTTGTTACAAGTTACAACAAATTGTGGTTAAGAGAGATCTAATGTGATATTTGATGAGACAACTACCATGTTTGTCTTCACAAGTAAGATATGTTATGTTTTGTATATATAgtttgtgaaataaataaaaaataatataaaatatataatattttttaatatttaaaataaaaattatattacattccaatatttatatttaaaaaagtgaaatttcttttacatttaacaatattcattattaaaatatttaaactttataaataattttttttattatgttattctatatatatatatatacacacattaaataatacatatattaatgttattttataatatattttttaaatatttttttagtttttcttttttaaccataaatttaatttataataaaaaaattattttaaaaaatgagtatattaaaaaataaaaaattgataaaaaataaatttataatacatatgatTAACATaagagatataaaaaaaaaggcagatAATATATGTTACTATTGTTTATCCTATTCCATGTTTAATTGGTGATGAGATAGTGTACGTGATAAGATAACTTATCTTACTCTATCACCAACCAATCGTgggataaaatataatattttctctcttatcTTATCATATAATATATCTGATCAACCAAACTTGGCCTTAGAAAACCAATTTGGATgcaaaataatgattatatttttatcttagcTCATGATGCTAATAACACTTCTAATATGAATGTGAGTTTACTTGTGAATTGTTTTTGGTCTATGATGTCAATAATGGTTTTAATGTAAGTCTGAGTCACTTCCAgggtatatattattttaagtaaaacaATCATCGTAAGAATGGATCTTAAATTTGAGTTATACTAAGCATTTACCAAGATTAGgtacaaattaataaaaaatggtgGTTTACCGACTTGAATACATTCATGTGATAGcatgaattttcttttgttactcataaattttatatacagaataaatttcataatagtAGGGCCAGTTATAAAAGTTGTAACACCACTTCCGTACAAATAAAAGTTTCTTACGGCTTTATTTATAAGAGTCTTGATGTTGTATCAATTGATTCACCCATCTATCAATTatataaacttaaataaaatatatgacaaTCTATATCCATTATacattatacaaatataattacGAATGACCAtacataattgaaaaaaaaaatgtttgtagTTTTTGGTGGCTATTTTAAGAACTAATTATatgaatacaaaaaatgattaaaataataaaatattataaataatttctcataattactattttataaaataaaatattcaaaaagtattaaaataagaagaacCAGGAAGGAAATtatccaaaaatatatatgaatatagaaattatgataaggaaagtaaataaaataaaataaaataaattaatagaaaataaattaattgctaaaatttaatattaagtaATTACAAATTTGTAAAAAGCCCTCTAGTTATCCCGGCCAGCCATGGAGGCACTCTGCTATCCAACCCCTATaccatttttcaatttcatccaACCAACCAACCGACCGACCGACCGACATTTTTTCGTATTGTTTTCAAGCTCATGCTTTCTTCTTCCTCGCAAAATTGCAGGCAAGGATAATAGCAGCTGCTGCTGCAACACCACCGCCATACATCACCATCTTCGTCACCATCTTCAAGCGCTTAGATCGCCTTCTCCTCAAATTTTCACGCTCAATAATCGATCTTATATTACGAAGTCGCTCCTTTACACGATACAATGTCTCCCACGTACCAAATATGCGATCGATACGTCTCTTGTCTTCGTGTCCACCACTCCAATCACCTACTAATATCATCTCTGTATCTTCCACCGACTTCTTCAGTTCCTTCACCTGTGCTGCCCCATAGCCTCCGAACGCTTCCGTATAAAGATGTTCAATTTTATTCATCTCTGCCATGAATGACAAGGCACCATCTCCTACTTCATTAATGGGCGATCCCTCTGATAAATCATTCTACAAGAAGAcaaagaaaagaacagaaaaacaGGTTATAACTcaattcacaaaaaaataatggtGGGACTGTTGGTCTCTACCTTTATCACAAACCGATAAACCGCCATGGCTCTCTGTCTTCGATCTTGCTAATGGGTAATGGTCTTCAATTTTTGTAATGGGCCATGGGTAATGTCACGTAGATGAAAGGTGTTAGAGTGGAGAACTAACTCAAATTCCTCATTAGTATAGTGTTAGGAAGTATCTCCTAGTATGAACTCCCTAAGGAATATTGTATGAAAGATCTtccaaattaatatatattgtaattttagattttttatacaataaggaaagttattaagaatatttttataaatattctaaattaCGAGGGTAAAGGATTATGAGATGAGATGAACTTGTAAAAATTATAGGTGGATAAAGAtaaagatgtgaggaagaacgggagacACCTGATATATCCACTTACACAACAGTTAGTAGTTTTGAACCATCGTCTAACCACATTGAATCAAcctaaaagaatttattataaaagaagaATTCTT is from Vitis riparia cultivar Riparia Gloire de Montpellier isolate 1030 chromosome 10, EGFV_Vit.rip_1.0, whole genome shotgun sequence and encodes:
- the LOC117923503 gene encoding pentatricopeptide repeat-containing protein At5g46460, mitochondrial produces the protein MLIQNFKPSLLTFYISGTGFSITVTKFSRCLMGNANYTKFCTLSYQSMITDHLRNQRIDEARTVFDKVSFPDVYLYTMMITGYARNYRFDHALQLFYEMPVKDVVSWNSMIKGCFDCADLTLARKLFDEMPERSVVSWTTMINGFLQFGKIEVAEGLFYKMPFRDIAAWNSMIYGYCCNGRVEDGLRLFEEMPCRNVISWTSMIGGLDQHGRSEEALGLFRQMVGCGVEVKPTSSTYCCVITACANASALYQGVQIHAHVFKLGYSFDAYISAALITFYANCKQMEDSLRVFHGKLHMNVVIWTALVTGYGLNCKHEDALKVFGEMMREGVLPNQSSFTSALNSCCGLEALDWGREIHTAAVKLGLETDVFVGNSLIVMYYRCGNLNDGVAIFKRISKKNIVSWNSVIVGCAQHGCGMWALAFFNQMVRSMVEPDEITFTGLLSACSHSGMSQKGRCLFKYFSEHKSVEVKLDHYACMVDILGRSGKLSEAEELIRNMPVKANSMVWLVLLSACTMHSKLEVAERAAKCIIDLEPHCSSAYVLLSNLYASASRWSDVSRIRREMKQRGITKQSGRSWITIKGWRNEFLSGDRSHPSSERIYQKLEWLGGKLKELGYVPDQRFALHDVEDEQKEVMLSYHSERLAIGFGLISTVEGSTITVMKNLRVCGDCHSAIKLIAKIVRRKIIVRDSTRFHHFMDGRCSCGDYW
- the LOC117923533 gene encoding uncharacterized protein LOC117923533, coding for MAVYRFVIKNDLSEGSPINEVGDGALSFMAEMNKIEHLYTEAFGGYGAAQVKELKKSVEDTEMILVGDWSGGHEDKRRIDRIFGTWETLYRVKERLRNIRSIIERENLRRRRSKRLKMVTKMVMYGGGVAAAAAIILACNFARKKKA